The Rattus norvegicus strain BN/NHsdMcwi chromosome 2, GRCr8, whole genome shotgun sequence nucleotide sequence AATCTTCctcaagaaaaacaaaggagagaaaggaaagatctTTAAATGGTTGTCTCTGTAGAAAGCCTGGGTCACACCAATTACCTGTCCAGCTGAAGCCAAGGTGATCTGCAATGTAAGCCAGCCTCTCTTCCATCCGCTCCTGCTCATCCTGGGGATCTATAGAAGGTTAAAAATAGAATGGCCAAAGAGTGTCTGGGACAGAAGGGGAACCATAGTACTGATCATCCAAGAAAGGAAGTCACTCGGTCAAATATCTGATAGTCACACAAATCAGCTATCATGGCTTAGGTCATATGAAGTGGTGTGTTTTCTGATTCTGGGATAAAAAGGGAATGAATCCCATGTGGTGATTTGTTGAAACCATCTGCTTCCATATCCCTTTAATGAAGACTTGTAACTGAACAGAGTGTCTAGTTATCTCAGGACTTTCCTTTTGTGATtgtgaaggagaagaggaggaggaagacaaggagaaggaggaaaaggaagaggaggaggaggaaaagaagaagaagaagaagaagaagaagaagaagaagaagaagaagaagaagaagaagaagaagaagaagaagaagaagaagaagaagaggaagaggaagaagaagaagagaagaagaggaggaggaggaggaagaggaggaggaggaggaggaggagaaagtccACCAAAGCACACTCACTTGACATATGAAACACCAGAGAAACCACAGATGGGATACAGAAGTAGAGTAACTGGTTGGACTGTAGTACTCATGTCTATGGAGGTGACCATCACCACCACGTCCTACCTGAAGGAATGCACTAAGAATTATCTTATACCTGGACTTAATCTGAGGCCAGGAACAACAATGTCCTATTGACCTTTGGAAGAAGGCAGGGCAAAGGCACATGAGCTTTGTAGATCCTTGCCAGTGGGACATTTGCTTCTGAGGCAAAGGTTCTGGCTGTCTGTTTCTAAACAAAGTCATGGAGTACACACTCTCACAAACTAGAATTTATCCAATTCCCTTTTAACTGCTGTGGACTGCTGGGTAGCATGTGAAATTCTGCCACCCACATAGGGATAAGTCTTCATTTAGAGACAATGGAAGCCTGAAGGTTACCTCTCAAAGCCACCCATGGtttccttgtttaaaaaaaaaaattcaatcccAAGAGCCATCATTCCCTCACATCATGCAGAGTTTGAGATTTTGTTGTCTGCTGAATCTCACCTGAGTATTTCGCTGTTCATTTTTACCTCAGGTTTGTTGGACTAATTTGGTTCTCATGGATATCGGAAAGCTGACCTCTTCGAATTGAAAAACAGACCCACAATAATTAGAATGTCTGGATGTGAGAAATTGTTTTGAGTAAAGGGCCTCCTAATCATGACAAAGTTGGATGTACCGATTAAagtacacacaaaaaaattaaaaattagagcCAATTGGCCTTGTGCTGTGAAATCCACATTCTTGTGTGTAAAAGCAAATGTATTTAACTGGAGGCTAAGCCTGGAACATCAGAACAACAAAACTCAACGCTTGTATGGCTTTACGTGCAGCAGCCAAAGAAAAGCGAGGGCCCCCGTTGCTTGGTTACGTTTCTGGTTTGGATAAGCATTCTCATTACTCAATCTTGAGATTGTTTCATAGACAAGAATATACagaaaaagcacaaaacacaaaggGCTTACACAAACACATTAACCACTACAGAAAGCTTAAAGAAAATGAGACATAAATCacgaaataaaacaaacattaccAAAAAAAATCTATATCAAATTTATGACATGCGTAGCACAGGGATTCCCAGTGGCTGGCAAATACCTTCAGCTCGGTCATGGCCATTTTCATCAGGGATGCGTTCAATCATAGTCTCAATGGACTCATCCCAAATGGGCCTTGTGTCAAAGATGTCCTCAGGAGCTGAGTGCTCAGTGTCAACAGGTGGCAGATTCTCAATGACTGACACTTCCAGGGCACTGCTACTTTCGTCGTCTGAGGGTGGCTCTTGCTCCCTTTCTGACTGTGTAAGCCTGTCTACTAATTTGGAAGCCTCATCACTAATCTCCTCAAAGAATTCTATGGAGTTCCGGTAAAGGTCAAAGAAGTGCTCCCTACTCTCTCTTGTGGGGCTCGTGCCTGTCCTGCTGGAAGATGAGGTGCTTCTGCTCTTCACCGGCAGTCGGGATGCAAAGAGCTTTGGTTTTGTGGCCCCTTCTTCTGATTCTGACTCAAACCCCTCTGCCCTCTCCctgctctctgtttctgtctcaatgTAACTTCTGGCTTTCACTGGGCATTTGGTCTTAGCATCCAAGGAGCTAGCGTCTGATTCTGACTTGCTTCTACCATCTGGTCCTCGGCTTAACACGTCTTGTCCCTGGGGGACACCTGACTTCTGGAGAGATATGTCTGGATGGGAGGGGTGCCACTCAGTTCTTTGGGGGGGTGCTTTGATGGGGATTTTGGACTTTGGTTTTGCCCCATCCTCCTCACTCTCCCCATCCAGACCAGATGGGAAATCATCAGAAAATGCACTCTCATCCTCTGCAGATGGAGGGGCTGACACTGAAGTGGGGAGAGTCCTGATAGGAATCTGGGGTTTGATTTCAGCAGAAGGCACGTTTTCCATGGGTGCAGTAGGGATCTCAATCACAGACTTCTGTTCCTCGGGAGAAGAATCTGGGGACTCATCATCCCGATCCGAATAAACAGACCTAGTGACAGTGGAGAAGTCCAGCTGACCAACAGGTTCGGGGAAAGTAGGGCAAGATGTCTGCTTCACAGTGCTTAGAGAATCACTCCACTGCATGGTGGCGGGCTCCTCGGCCACTGTGGATACAGCCTCTTTGGTGGGTGTTTCTGTGGAAGCTGAAATTACCACTTTGGAGTCAAGGTCAGCATCCGAGGCGGGTAAATCCTCTATTTCCTCACTTACATCATCAGGAACTAATTCTCCTTCGTCATCCATTGCTTCTTTGGGTCCTGAGAGTTCCAGTGACTCACTAGTAGTCTCCGTCTGTGGAGGCTCAGCCCCAGTGGCCCCTTCCTTCAAGTCTTCAGAGATAGTCTCTTCATTGGAGTCTTGGCCGATTTGGAAGAAGTGCAAACTTTCATCCGCATAGGACCTTTTGGTCATATCAATAGCACCACTTCGGGTCATCTCAAACAGCTTTCCTTCCTGAAAGAGGAATGGATTTTGTTCACTTGTCGGGGTCCCCTCTTCAGTTGGAGTTCTAGCAGGGGTGGTATCAGGGGTGGTGCCCTGTGACTGTCTGTCTACCATCAAACCAAAtatcttctgctcttcctctttCACTCGAGCTTCAAAGGCTGCGTCATCTTCACGTATCTCGCTCCAAGAGTCAGCATCCACATCCGTTTTGGTGATGATGACTTTGCTTACTTGTTCACCAGTCACTACTGGTGCGTTTGGTGTCGTGGGTGCTACAGACAAGGGGGGCTCATCAGACTGCATTGGCCACAGAGCACTTTTTTGCTCACATTCAGTGTCTAGGTCATGGCCCTCACAATTAGATGCTTCACCTGAGTCCGTTCTACTAGAGGAGCTGGTCATTATGACATCCTCAGGAGAGGATCTGATAATAACAGAATACACTTCAGGTGAATGAACAACTGTAGGATGACAGGTATCTGTTTGGAAATTGCTGGGTTCACCAGAGAAAAAGGATGAGGAAGCAACATTTTCATAAGGGCTGGTGATTTGAGGATGAGAATTTTCATCAGTCTCGGCTATATCAGACACTGGACCGTCCATGGCAAACCTTTCTGTGTGAGTTGTAGTAGATGCCTCTTGAGTAGGACAGTCCTCTGACATGCTCTCCAAAACTGGGTCAGTTACTGTGACCTCTACTTTTACAGGGGAAGATGGAGAAGATATTTCTTTAGCTGATTCATTTTCTTCAGGTACCGCACAATGAGACGAAGAAGACAAGGACGAGTGTTCACTGGGAAGACTTGCTTGTGTAGACTCCACTCTGGAAGGATCAAACTCTCTTTCTTCAAGGTCACTTCCATGAGTATCCTGGAGAGCTAGTGAATCGTTATCAATGGCCAGGGGCTTATCAACATCATGACACTCTGGACTCTGAACTCCTAGGGAGACAGGAGTGGCTGAGTTGCTAGGACTCACAGCCTTACAACCATGGCCATCACAGGCTTCTAACTGAGGAGTCTCTCTGTTCAGGTCAGCATGAGACCCATCGGCACCATCAGCAGAATGAGTCTGACTGTCTTCAGCTAAGTGTGATTTGCAATCTTTGTCTTCTTCTGGGTTACCCGGGTCTTCTTTAACCTCCTCGTTCATCTTGAAAGTATATTGCTTGGGAACTATGGGCTGGAACTGTGCTTCTTCCGGGCTGGAATTAGAGTCTATGctggatgggaggggagatggaggtTGCACTCGAATAACTGGCTCTGTCAGAAGACCTGAGTCCGCACCTTTACTCAGCTGTGTCAGCTCAGGTTCACTCTCTGAGGAGGAAGAAGCCTTTCTGCTCTCTGAAGTCACCAAGACAGGGACGTCACTCTCACCCTCTGTGCTCCCCATCTGTTTCTGTTCGTCCACTTCTGCTGAACAGTCAGCATCGGGGTCCGAGGATGAGGAGGATTCATCTTGCCTGGGCTCTCTTTTGTAGTCCCTTTTTTGCTTTGCTTCTTGCTCAAGTTCATCAAACGTTTTAATTTTCGTTACCATTTTGAAcatttcctcttctggtgtgaaccTTTTTTTCTCCCCGTTTTCAGAGTCATCCTCCTCTGCACATTCATGAATCACAGCAGGTTTGGGTGTACTTGAATCTGAAGGTTTGGGTGTGACCTCATAACTAACTTCTTCAGAGCTGGGGGTGTCAGGGGAGAGGGGGCTTTTCCCTGAGCTCTCCATGAGTGATGTCTGCTCTAGACTGTCATCCTCAGCACTGCCATCGGGATCTCGAAGCAGCCGAGAACGCATGGAAGCCACTTCAGCAACAAGATCTGTTTTGGCAATAGCTGCAGGGAGAGGAAAGTGACTTGGGAGAATTCCTGCCTTCATTTTAGGCTCAACTGGGCTGCTTTCCAGGGAGTCCCTGCAAGGGGACTCTTTCAGGGGACTTGGTTCCAGAGAATCGGGAGTTTTGTGTGAGGAGTTATCTTCTAGCACAGGGCTGGCTTCCAGAGAGTCTTTGTGGCTGACTGCTAATGATTCATCAGCCATTGGGCTGAGGACCTCACTATCCCGGTTATGGAGAGGGAGTTCTAGCCCTTGGGGACTTCTAATGACTCCCTGGGGTTTTGGTTCTGTTCCCTCAACTGTCTTGACAGTAGCATCAGATGGTGGGAAGGCCTTTGTCACCTCTGAGGTAGCTAAGGATTCCTGAGTTTCACTTACTGCTTGTGTCTTACAAGCTGAACTAACAAGTGGGAGCTGACTGTCCCTGCAGGACCCTTCCTCAGTAAGTGCCTGGCATGTCTCATTTGCTAATGATACACTGTGGCTGCCAGGGCAGTCCTCTTGTTTGGAGCACACATCTTTGGGAGGGACTTGGGTAACCTCCTTCAGAACATGCTCTGAATCCCCAGGGACCCCAGCACCTTGTTTTTCAGAACTATCAGCAATGTCATTGGTTATAGGAAGCTCTTTTTCTGAATGAATGTCTGTGGGCGTTTCTACCTTGATAGTTTCCTTGGCCTCTCCAATTTGTTCCTTACTTTTCTTTGGTGAGAAAGAAAGACTCTCTGGACTTGTCTCAGGAGTTTCCGCTAGGCCCTCATGTTTGTAGCTCTCTTCTGAACTGATCTGAGGTGTGCCTTCCATCAAGCTGCCACAAGGTGAGCCCGCTATCACTTCCTGCTTCAGGCTTTCCGAACTGCCACCCAAAGCCCCACTCTGTAAAGACAGAGCTGGGAGGAACTCATCTTTCATGTAATCTAGTGGAAATGTCGTGTTGAAGGGACTCGTGATTACTTGGTCTAAATGAATCTGAGCCTTTTCTGTGTTCTCAGTGAGGCGGAATTGTTGGTATTTGTCATTGTCTTCTAACTCTTGCTTGATGACGTCAGAAAAGTCAGTGGAGGTTTTCCTGTCTGGGCTGATCTGGAGGTCCATGTCTTCCTGCTCATCCACAGTCTTCTCTTGAAGGGTCTCAGCCCCACGATGGCTTTCttctgctgctgccgccgccactGCCGCCGCCACCGGTGGAACTGCCTCGGGTGTTTTAATAACGGGGGTTCtctcaaacctttctctaaccgGATCTTCTGTCCTGAGCCCAACGGTGATGGTGGTAGAACGGAACCGTCTGGATTCCATGGCTCCCGTCACCTGGAATCTCTGGCCACGTTTGGCTGTCTGATTTTCTATTCTCTGGGTTTCTCTCTGGGTTACAGAgtggcctttttctttttctacccgACTTTTACTTTTGTCTTgtgactgtttttgttttgctgattTGTGCTCAAAGAGTCCTGTTTTGTGTTTAGATGGGTCCTGACCTGACTGGAAAGCTTTCATGAGCTCCCGGACAGACATTGTCTCCTCAATTCGTTCAGTTTTGGAGGTGGGCGATATGGGTGgctgtttttctgtctttcctggaGACACAGGTAGGTGCTTTTCATGTTTCCCAGTGGCAGACCCAGGTGCCTGCTTCTCCGGGGTTCTTATAGAAGGTGCACCGGGAGAGCGCTTTTCTGTTTTGCCAGGTGACACTGGAGGAtgtttctctgttcttccagatgaTGGCACAGGTGGACGTTTATCTGTTTTGCCTGAAGGTGACACAGGTGTGTGTCGTTCTGTTTTTATAGATGACACAGGGGAATGTCTTTCATTTTTGGTTGAGGGGGAACCAGGTGAATGTTTCTCGGGTTTACCAGAAAATACTGGTGAATGTCGTTCGGCTTTTGCTGAGGGCGACACAGGGGAGTGTTTCTCATTTTTGCTTGATGGTGACACTGGTGAGTGCCTTTCAGTTTTTGCAGAGGAAGTAAGGGAAGAGTGCCTTTCCATTTTAGAGGAAGGAGAGGACTTTGAAGAGGGCGACACAACTGGGTGTGTCCTGGGAGTGGTCTTTTTGGGCACATCCTCTTTGCCTTTGACTCTGACTGGCAACTTGCTTCGACCTTTCTGCTCATCCTCCACTCGCTTCTGAAGAGCCTTCACTTTGTCCTTTATGGAACCAATAGGAGTTTCTTCTATCAGAGGAGAGGTGGCCTTGGCAGTGGGAAGGGGTTCAGGGGCCAGGCCCCGGTCTTCATCTACTGACTCCTCTGAGCTACCTTTCTTAAGTTCAGTCTTTTCTTCGCTGCCTTGTGggctttcctctttctgtttctgtttctcttttagtTTCCGCCGCACTGGCTTCTTTATCACTAGGCTCGGTTTAACCTGCTTCTGAGCGCTCTGTTTCTCCTCTGCTGGGGAGGTCTTGCCTTTATTACTCTCAGAACTCTTGACAATGGCTGAAGCCTGGCTTGTCTCCCCTGACTTTTCTGGAGCTGTTTGTGGCTTCTTTTCATGAGTACCCGTGTATGAATTTAGGTCATCTGTGAGGTAGTTCACTAACCCAGTGGAGTCCTTCTCTACTTTGGTCTTGGTCTCTCTGTctactctgacctctacacatgggTGTTCAGCGATTTCTACCGGGGCATGCTGCTTGGCCTCTTCGATTTCCTCATCGCTGACAATAACCCATTCCTCCTCTAGCTCCCGCTCAGACTGAGAACTCCGCACACTGCCTTCGTCTCTCATGTACGTTCCACTTCTCAGGATCGCATTCACCTTCTCTAAGTCCTCTTTGACTCTCTCTACAATTTCAAAGGGCTCGCCTGGCTCTTCTTCACCAGCCTTTGCCAGCTCCTTCACTTTGATGGAACCTGCCTTATCAGACACATCTGTGGTCAAGATGGCCGTCATTTTGATCAAATCTTGTTTCATCTCAGAAACTTCAGAGAGCAAGTCCGGACTTGCTAAGACAGGAACTTCATTAACCAGATGGCTTTTCAGGACAGATGTTTCTGTCGACTCTGTCTCATCATCTTTGATGTGAATGAAAAACATTGAAagtaaaatggaaatcaaaaaagaTAGTGGCAAATGTAATCAGGACCAAAACAACACAGCGTCTTTtcctggtggtgggaggggcaacAGAATGGGCTGGGAATGGTGGATCCACAAGGTCTCAAGGAACAAGAGCAAAGCAAGGCTAACGGAAAAAATAACTGAAAAGGAAAATGAGCAGGAAATAACTTGCTTAATTTTCTCACTGtagcacattcatacatacaacaAAGCTATCACAAATACTCACgacatacataaaaaaatcacaaatcaaaAAGAAAGAGCGCAGTGAAATTACACAGAGGCATCTCAAGATTG carries:
- the Ank2 gene encoding ankyrin-2 isoform X11, giving the protein MAHAAASIKKVREAELDEKEKNLERERKKQRKIPRDRMERKRKSDSNASFLRAARAGNLDKVVEYLKGGIDINTCNQNGLNALHLAAKEGHVGLVQELLGRGSSVDSATKKGNTALHIASLAGQAEVVKVLVKEGANINAQSQNGFTPLYMAAQENHIDVVKYLLENGANQSTATEDGFTPLAVALQQGHNQAVAILLENDTKGKVRLPALHIAARKDDTKSAALLLQNDHNADVQSKMMVNRTTESGFTPLHIAAHYGNVNVATLLLNRGAAVDFTARNGITPLHVASKRGNTNMVKLLLDRGGQIDAKTRDGLTPLHCAARSGHDQVVELLLERGAPLLARTKNGLSPLHMAAQGDHVECVKHLLQHKAPVDDVTLDYLTALHVAAHCGHYRVTKLLLDKRANPNARALNGFTPLHIACKKNRIKVMELLVKYGASIQAITESGLTPIHVAAFMGHLNIVLLLLQNGASPDVTNIRGETALHMAARAGQVEVVRCLLRNGALVDARAREEQTPLHIASRLGKTEIVQLLLQHMAHPDAATTNGYTPLHISAREGQVDVASVLLEAGAAHSLATKKGFTPLHVAAKYGSLDVAKLLLQRRAAADSAGKNGLTPLHVAAHYDNQKVALLLLEKGASPHATAKNGYTPLHIAAKKNQMQIASTLLNYGAETNTVTKQGVTPLHLASQEGHTDMVTLLLEKGANIHMSTKSGLTSLHLAAQEDKVNVADILTKHGADQDAYTKLGYTPLIVACHYGNVKMVNFLLKQGANVNAKTKNGYTPLHQAAQQGHTHIINVLLQHGAKPNATTANGNTALAIAKRLGYISVVDTLKVVTEEVTTTTTTITEKHKLNVPETMTEVLDVSDEEGDDTVTGDGGEYLRPEDLKELGDDSLPSSQFLDGMNYLRYSLEGGRSDSLRSFSSDRSHTLSHASYLRDSAMIDDTVVIPSHQVSALAKEAERNSYRLSWGTENLDNVALSSSPIHSGRASPCLDRDNSRRCLPKRPCFLVSFMVDARGGAMRGCRHNGLRIIIPPRKCTAPTRVTCRLVKRHRLATMPPMVEGEGLASRLIEVGPSGAQFLGKLHLPTAPPPLNEGESLVSRILQLGPPGTKFLGPVIVEIPHFAALRGKERELVVLRSENGDSWKEHFCEYTEDELNEILNGMDEVLDSPEDLEKKRICRIITRDFPQYFAVVSRIKQDSNLIGPEGGVLSSTVVSQVQAVFPEGALTKRIRVGLQAQPMHSELVKKILGNKATFSPIVTLEPRRRKFHKPITMTIPVPKASSDVMLNGFGGDAPTLRLLCSITGGTTPAQWEDITGTTPLTFVNECVSFTTNVSARFWLIDCRQIQESVAFASQVYREIICVPYMAKFVVFAKSHDPIEARLRCFCMTDDKVDKTLEQQENFSEVARSRDVEVLEGKPIYVDCFGNLVPLTKSGQHHIFSFFAFKENRLPLFVKVRDTTQEPCGRLSFMKEPKSTRGLVHQAICNLNITLPIYAKESESDQEQEEEICMTSEKNDETESTETSVLKSHLVNEVPVLASPDLLSEVSEMKQDLIKMTAILTTDVSDKAGSIKVKELAKAGEEEPGEPFEIVERVKEDLEKVNAILRSGTYMRDEGSVRSSQSERELEEEWVIVSDEEIEEAKQHAPVEIAEHPCVEVRVDRETKTKVEKDSTGLVNYLTDDLNSYTGTHEKKPQTAPEKSGETSQASAIVKSSESNKGKTSPAEEKQSAQKQVKPSLVIKKPVRRKLKEKQKQKEESPQGSEEKTELKKGSSEESVDEDRGLAPEPLPTAKATSPLIEETPIGSIKDKVKALQKRVEDEQKGRSKLPVRVKGKEDVPKKTTPRTHPVVSPSSKSSPSSKMERHSSLTSSAKTERHSPVSPSSKNEKHSPVSPSAKAERHSPVFSGKPEKHSPGSPSTKNERHSPVSSIKTERHTPVSPSGKTDKRPPVPSSGRTEKHPPVSPGKTEKRSPGAPSIRTPEKQAPGSATGKHEKHLPVSPGKTEKQPPISPTSKTERIEETMSVRELMKAFQSGQDPSKHKTGLFEHKSAKQKQSQDKSKSRVEKEKGHSVTQRETQRIENQTAKRGQRFQVTGAMESRRFRSTTITVGLRTEDPVRERFERTPVIKTPEAVPPVAAAVAAAAAEESHRGAETLQEKTVDEQEDMDLQISPDRKTSTDFSDVIKQELEDNDKYQQFRLTENTEKAQIHLDQVITSPFNTTFPLDYMKDEFLPALSLQSGALGGSSESLKQEVIAGSPCGSLMEGTPQISSEESYKHEGLAETPETSPESLSFSPKKSKEQIGEAKETIKVETPTDIHSEKELPITNDIADSSEKQGAGVPGDSEHVLKEVTQVPPKDVCSKQEDCPGSHSVSLANETCQALTEEGSCRDSQLPLVSSACKTQAVSETQESLATSEVTKAFPPSDATVKTVEGTEPKPQGVIRSPQGLELPLHNRDSEVLSPMADESLAVSHKDSLEASPVLEDNSSHKTPDSLEPSPLKESPCRDSLESSPVEPKMKAGILPSHFPLPAAIAKTDLVAEVASMRSRLLRDPDGSAEDDSLEQTSLMESSGKSPLSPDTPSSEEVSYEVTPKPSDSSTPKPAVIHECAEEDDSENGEKKRFTPEEEMFKMVTKIKTFDELEQEAKQKRDYKREPRQDESSSSSDPDADCSAEVDEQKQMGSTEGESDVPVLVTSESRKASSSSESEPELTQLSKGADSGLLTEPVIRVQPPSPLPSSIDSNSSPEEAQFQPIVPKQYTFKMNEEVKEDPGNPEEDKDCKSHLAEDSQTHSADGADGSHADLNRETPQLEACDGHGCKAVSPSNSATPVSLGVQSPECHDVDKPLAIDNDSLALQDTHGSDLEEREFDPSRVESTQASLPSEHSSLSSSSHCAVPEENESAKEISSPSSPVKVEVTVTDPVLESMSEDCPTQEASTTTHTERFAMDGPVSDIAETDENSHPQITSPYENVASSSFFSGEPSNFQTDTCHPTVVHSPEVYSVIIRSSPEDVIMTSSSSRTDSGEASNCEGHDLDTECEQKSALWPMQSDEPPLSVAPTTPNAPVVTGEQVSKVIITKTDVDADSWSEIREDDAAFEARVKEEEQKIFGLMVDRQSQGTTPDTTPARTPTEEGTPTSEQNPFLFQEGKLFEMTRSGAIDMTKRSYADESLHFFQIGQDSNEETISEDLKEGATGAEPPQTETTSESLELSGPKEAMDDEGELVPDDVSEEIEDLPASDADLDSKVVISASTETPTKEAVSTVAEEPATMQWSDSLSTVKQTSCPTFPEPVGQLDFSTVTRSVYSDRDDESPDSSPEEQKSVIEIPTAPMENVPSAEIKPQIPIRTLPTSVSAPPSAEDESAFSDDFPSGLDGESEEDGAKPKSKIPIKAPPQRTEWHPSHPDISLQKSGVPQGQDVLSRGPDGRSKSESDASSLDAKTKCPVKARSYIETETESRERAEGFESESEEGATKPKLFASRLPVKSRSTSSSSRTGTSPTRESREHFFDLYRNSIEFFEEISDEASKLVDRLTQSEREQEPPSDDESSSALEVSVIENLPPVDTEHSAPEDIFDTRPIWDESIETMIERIPDENGHDRAEDPQDEQERMEERLAYIADHLGFSWTELARELDFTEEQIHQIRIENPNSLQDQSHALLKYWLERDGKHATDTVLIECLTKINRMDIVHLLETNTEPLQERMGRTYAEMEQTITLDHSEGFSVLPEELCAVKEKKEQEASKESESSDHPPMVSEEDISVGYSTFQDCIPKTEGDSPAAALSPQMHQESVQQDFSGKMQDQQEYYVTTPGAEVEDTQKATVIPDSLCKTPEDISTPPEEAKPCLQTPVAIEHASPIVQEPEEASEPKEESSPRKTSLVIVESTDDQPQVFEKLDGDAAFQKELTEELGELEASSDEEAMVTTRVVRRRVIIQGDDMPDIPPETVTEEEYVDENGHTVVKKVTRKIIRRYVSSDGTEKEEITMQGMPQEPVNIEDGDSYSKVIKRVVLKSDTQLSEVTLSEPSIVSGTSQFQAEPVEGRRVSKVVKTTMVHGERMEKSLGDSSLATDLPSAKEDFEEALGYTGSHMKVHLPSLVENEILKEDGSIIKRTTMSKARTQRRAVVKDQQGKCINLEHLEDVPGALDQDDLQRDLQQLLRHFCKENTKQEAK